A stretch of Paenibacillus mucilaginosus 3016 DNA encodes these proteins:
- a CDS encoding RDD family protein, translating into MDEHESWYSKNRNEDEPESRTVRPWMRYWARSLDLLLWAAILEALFAALPALPDSPLIPVPKLLLPVLFALLWLPVESLLLSTWGTTPGKLLFGVKVRRTDGGKAHLPRTFRRSMLLLWRGLGLEIPVISMLTMLNAHHELHRHGQTSWDRDTGLQVQYRMKSWGDTLVVWVLIVLLVYARLYYLLQGWASLFTAPARGPYRPKRPPSLPEAFQLGYSFPRRPFIRRTSA; encoded by the coding sequence ATGGACGAACACGAATCATGGTATTCCAAGAACCGAAATGAGGATGAGCCCGAGAGCCGCACGGTCAGGCCCTGGATGCGTTACTGGGCCCGCTCTCTGGATCTATTGCTGTGGGCGGCGATACTGGAAGCTCTCTTTGCGGCCTTACCGGCGTTACCGGACTCGCCCCTCATCCCTGTTCCCAAGCTTCTGCTCCCGGTACTCTTCGCCCTGCTCTGGCTCCCTGTGGAAAGCCTGCTGCTCTCCACCTGGGGCACGACGCCCGGCAAGCTGCTGTTCGGCGTGAAGGTGCGGCGTACGGACGGCGGGAAGGCCCATCTTCCGCGGACATTCCGGCGCAGTATGCTGCTGCTGTGGCGTGGACTGGGCCTCGAGATCCCCGTGATCTCCATGCTCACCATGCTGAACGCGCACCACGAGCTCCACCGGCACGGACAGACCTCGTGGGACCGGGATACCGGCCTGCAGGTACAGTACCGCATGAAGTCCTGGGGAGATACGCTCGTGGTCTGGGTGCTGATTGTGCTCCTGGTCTATGCCAGGCTGTACTACCTGCTTCAGGGATGGGCCTCCTTATTCACCGCCCCGGCGCGAGGTCCATACAGACCAAAAAGGCCTCCGTCACTTCCGGAGGCCTTTCAGCTGGGGTATTCCTTCCCTCGTCGTCCGTTCATCAGGCGAACCTCAGCTTGA
- a CDS encoding VOC family protein, with protein sequence MLQINQIHHAAIICSDYEVSKKFYTEILGLRIILETYRAERRSYKLDLQVGGAQIELFSFPDAPKRLSYPEARGLRHLAFEVDDIDQAVGELTRHGVEVEPVRVDETTGKRFTFFADPDGLPLELYEK encoded by the coding sequence ATGCTGCAGATCAACCAAATTCATCATGCCGCCATCATTTGTTCGGACTATGAGGTATCGAAGAAATTTTACACCGAAATTCTCGGACTCCGGATCATTCTCGAGACGTACCGTGCGGAGCGCAGGTCCTACAAGCTGGACCTGCAGGTAGGGGGAGCGCAGATCGAGCTGTTCTCCTTCCCGGATGCGCCGAAGCGCCTGAGCTACCCGGAAGCCCGAGGGCTGAGGCACCTGGCGTTCGAGGTCGATGATATCGATCAGGCGGTAGGTGAGCTGACGCGGCATGGGGTGGAAGTGGAGCCGGTCCGCGTGGATGAAACGACGGGCAAACGGTTTACCTTTTTCGCCGACCCGGACGGTCTGCCCCTGGAGCTGTACGAGAAATAA
- a CDS encoding DUF350 domain-containing protein, producing MDQFGTILNFLIYLAVTVPLVGVGILFFNLTTPYSEFKLIRDGGELSDPAKVAAGKAAAYDLGGKIIGQVLVLASAVYHSVGILDLVIWGLVGIAFQIIIFYLFELLTPFKVLAEIPKGNVSVGIFSFCLSLASGLLMASLISY from the coding sequence ATGGACCAGTTCGGGACCATTTTGAATTTTTTGATCTATTTGGCGGTTACGGTGCCGCTCGTCGGGGTGGGCATCCTGTTCTTTAACCTGACGACGCCGTACAGCGAGTTCAAACTGATCCGCGACGGCGGGGAGCTGAGCGATCCGGCGAAGGTCGCGGCGGGCAAGGCGGCCGCTTATGACCTGGGCGGCAAAATCATCGGCCAGGTGCTTGTGCTCGCCTCCGCAGTCTATCACTCGGTGGGCATCCTCGATCTCGTGATCTGGGGCCTGGTCGGCATTGCGTTCCAGATCATCATTTTCTACCTGTTCGAGCTGCTTACGCCGTTCAAGGTATTGGCCGAAATACCGAAGGGCAATGTGTCCGTCGGGATCTTCTCGTTCTGCCTGAGCCTCGCTTCCGGACTGCTCATGGCGTCCCTCATCAGCTACTAA
- a CDS encoding glutathionylspermidine synthase family protein: protein MEEGISGFSRRSYKERRDALYGALRSEGVFTWDVMYEQEYALAGLHRLSPELLAEMRGAAEKLGRLYARTVETVQQGGEELWRELGLPEAAFGAIRLRFDGEKATLIGRFDFAETPQGLKMLEFNSDTPTGIVEAFHVNGRVCAAYGARDPNAGCAAMLPKAFGRMLDLYRTAGYPAEHIFFSALDWHEEDAGTTKYLLANSSLEGAQFVPLADLRVQGERLWAEKPGEGEPVPVDILYRLHAIEKLAEDRDTDGYPTGEHVLRLIAERKLAVINPPSGFAAQTKALQALIWNLHQAGEFYTEEEHEAISRYMLPTYLEPAFAEGSAYVSKPILGREGSGVTIYEKGAAAEASGDEEYGHQPMVYQQYAPLPEVEVETLAGPYRGSLLWGCFLIDGQGSAVVARVGGRITGNLSYYLPCALA, encoded by the coding sequence ATGGAAGAAGGAATATCAGGCTTCTCCCGCAGGAGCTACAAGGAGCGCCGGGATGCATTGTACGGCGCGCTCCGGAGCGAAGGCGTCTTTACCTGGGACGTCATGTACGAGCAGGAATACGCGCTGGCGGGTCTGCACCGCCTAAGCCCCGAGCTGCTCGCGGAGATGCGCGGGGCGGCGGAGAAGCTCGGCCGCCTCTATGCACGGACCGTAGAGACGGTGCAGCAGGGCGGGGAGGAGCTGTGGCGGGAGCTCGGCCTCCCGGAGGCGGCGTTCGGGGCCATACGGCTGCGCTTCGACGGGGAGAAGGCCACCCTGATCGGCCGGTTCGATTTTGCCGAAACGCCCCAGGGGCTCAAGATGCTTGAGTTCAACAGCGATACGCCGACCGGGATCGTCGAGGCCTTCCATGTGAACGGCCGGGTCTGTGCGGCGTACGGGGCCCGGGACCCCAACGCGGGCTGCGCGGCCATGCTGCCGAAGGCCTTCGGCCGGATGCTGGACCTGTACCGCACGGCGGGGTACCCGGCGGAGCACATCTTCTTCTCGGCACTGGATTGGCACGAGGAGGATGCGGGCACGACGAAATATTTGCTGGCCAACAGCAGCCTGGAGGGCGCGCAGTTCGTGCCGCTTGCCGACCTGCGCGTGCAGGGGGAGCGGCTGTGGGCGGAGAAGCCCGGCGAAGGCGAGCCGGTGCCTGTCGATATCCTGTACCGGCTGCATGCCATCGAGAAGCTGGCCGAGGACCGGGACACCGACGGCTATCCGACAGGAGAGCATGTGCTCCGGCTGATCGCGGAGAGGAAGCTGGCGGTGATCAATCCGCCCTCAGGCTTTGCGGCGCAGACCAAGGCGCTGCAGGCGCTGATCTGGAATCTGCACCAGGCCGGGGAGTTCTATACGGAAGAGGAGCATGAGGCGATCTCGCGCTACATGCTGCCGACGTATCTTGAGCCGGCCTTCGCCGAAGGCTCCGCCTATGTCTCCAAGCCGATCCTCGGCCGGGAAGGCAGCGGGGTAACCATCTACGAAAAGGGAGCCGCAGCCGAAGCGAGCGGGGACGAAGAGTATGGGCACCAGCCCATGGTCTACCAGCAGTACGCGCCGCTGCCCGAGGTCGAGGTCGAGACCTTGGCCGGGCCGTACCGGGGAAGCCTGCTCTGGGGCTGCTTCCTCATCGACGGGCAGGGCTCCGCGGTCGTGGCCCGCGTGGGAGGCCGGATTACCGGCAATTTATCGTATTATCTGCCCTGCGCCTTGGCGTAA